Proteins found in one Plasmodium knowlesi strain H genome assembly, chromosome: 12 genomic segment:
- a CDS encoding dynactin subunit 4, putative: MKNKVYLLLDEKLFKLKELYFCLTCSKIKNEYNIKQEIEYYFCNGCTQIYTKSESAIYSYECLRCFKCPCCFTCLTISQKWLGRPVKKLCTLEPLNKGGKDDNLWGSNNEEANGEKNVEDACTSPFLSNNRKKSNDEKISFEGNSALGKDDENDIQGEKNKVGSKLYNFFKRGKNVFYFKCPYCLWSSISSVYNTKLDELIGDMILAERNCVYKRYFQTVLEELLRSNEELKEKRNFKRTNQHATLHKIGKLKSIHDLNRYMQVFGTTTEDFSLDDLTGGVAEIVEVQEQTDNTLICKSKMKVDKMRLKDILNGEHIKNREIYRDIFELENEHMEYLDPIEYSVQSGLQEVVQRREERNGPMGDDHPNGGNPTRGIGEALPEEQTIEKLKIQKNGNLIIHAKNDLSIRHMEDYPYNYYKDMDALQPLRMKLINKKSKRCSTCKQYILKLHNSNVSSSFRLDNNAMKFIPTIYINDLRLVKGKNGILNFVLVNPLDSEMNIKVVPDIENNFVKNLNGCKIPVNCKSRAASFEFTMDSYDEITDELLNEEKNDIKNVFTLEYNIVKKQNNMALIIISFFYTNEGDALHDKFYSDKNKPGDSPQQGDPHDDLGADEVRKLNFPLTLECSFSDKSKKVHKLKLNLLFTNNISLRPFRHYALRDCD, from the coding sequence ATGAAAAACAAAGTCTATCTTCTGTTGGACgagaaattatttaaacTGAAGGAACTATACTTTTGCCTCACTTGttcaaaaataaagaatgaaTATAATATCAAGCAAGAAATTGAATACTACTTTTGCAATGGCtgcacacaaatatatacaaaaagCGAGTCGGCAATTTATTCCTACGAATGTTTGCGCTGTTTCAAATGTCCCTGCTGTTTTACGTGCTTGACAATCTCACAGAAATGGTTGGGTAGACCAGTTAAGAAGTTATGCACACTGGAGCCACTgaacaaaggaggaaaggatgaTAACCTTTGGGGTAGTAACAATGAAGAGGCTAATGGTGAAAAGAACGTGGAGGATGCTTGCACGAGCCCGTTTCTATCAaataataggaaaaaatcaaacgatgaaaaaatttccttcgaAGGCAATAGTGCATTAGGTAAGGATGACGAAAATGACATACAaggggagaagaacaaaGTGGGTAGCAAGTTgtataacttttttaaaagaggaaagaatgtGTTTTATTTCAAGTGTCCCTACTGCTTATGGTCCTCCATCAGCTCAGTTTATAATACAAAGTTGGACGAATTAATTGGCGACATGATACTAGCGGAAAGGAACTGCGTTTATAAACGCTACTTCCAAACCGTGCTAGAAGAACTGTTAAGAAGCAATGAAGAactgaaagaaaagagaaactttaaaagaacaaatcAACATGCCACTTTGCATAAGATAGGGAAATTAAAGTCCATTCACGACTTGAACAGGTACATGCAAGTATTCGGCACTACGACGGAGGATTTCTCATTAGATGATTTAACAGGAGGAGTGGCAGAAATTGTCGAGGTGCAGGAACAGACAGATAACACACTCATATGTAAATCTAAAATGAAGGTGGACAAAATGCGTCTGAAAGATATCCTAAACGGGGAACATATTAAAAATCGAGAAATCTATCGAGATATTTTTGAGTTGGAAAATGAGCACATGGAATATTTAGATCCAATCGAATATTCGGTGCAGAGTGGATTACAAGAGGTAGTACAGCGCCGGGAAGAAAGAAACGGGCCCATGGGGGATGATCATCCCAATGGGGGGAATCCAACTCGGGGGATAGGTGAAGCCCTTCCAGAGGAGCAGACAATAGAGAAGTTAAAAATACAGAAGAATGGCAACCTCATCATTCACGCAAAAAATGACCTATCAATTAGACACATGGAAGATTACCCTTACAATTATTATAAAGATATGGATGCATTACAACCCCTGAGAATGAAACTAATAAACAAGAAATCGAAGCGTTGTAGTACGTGTAAGCAGTACATATTGAAGCTTCATAACTCCAATGTGTCTTCATCCTTTCGACTTGACAATAATGCAATGAAATTTATCCCCAcaatatatattaatgacTTGAGATtagtgaagggaaaaaatggaattctAAATTTCGTTTTAGTAAACCCACTAGATTCAGAAATGAACATAAAAGTAGTACCCGatatagaaaataattttgtaaaaaatctGAATGGGTGTAAAATACCGGTGAATTGCAAATCCAGAGCTGCTTCCTTTGAGTTTACGATGGATAGTTATGATGAAATTACAGATGAACTgttgaatgaagaaaaaaatgacatcaaaaatgttttcacTCTTGAATATAATATTGTAAAGAAGCAGAATAACATGGCCTTAATAATTATCAGTTTCTTTTACACAAATGAGGGGGATGCTCTCCATGACAAATTTTATTCAGACAAAAACAAGCCTGGAGATAGCCCTCAGCAGGGAGATCCACATGACGATTTAGGCGCTGACGAGGTGAGGAAACTAAATTTCCCTCTAACATTGGAGTGTTCCTTTTCTGATAAATCGAAGAAGGTACACAAATTAAAGCTGAATCTTCTCTTCACAAATAACATTAGTTTGCGTCCCTTTCGCCATTATGCATTGCGCGACTGCGATTAG